One window from the genome of Kaistella carnis encodes:
- the atpD gene encoding F0F1 ATP synthase subunit beta: MANQIKGKISQIIGPVIDVLFTDASELPSIYDALEITKTDGSKVILEVEQHIGEDSVRCIAMDATDGLQRGQEVISQGRQITMPVGDAVYGRLFNVVGDAIDGIQQVSKEDGLPIHRAAPKFDQLTTSAEVLFTGIKVIDLVEPYSKGGKIGLFGGAGVGKTVLIQELINNIAKGHGGLSVFAGVGERTREGNDLLREMLESGIIKYGDAFMESMEKGGWDLSKIDLEEMKDSKCTFVFGQMNEPPGARARVALSGLTIAEYFRDGDGQGQGRDVLFFVDNIFRFTQAGSEVSALLGRMPSAVGYQPTLASEMGAMQERITSTKNGSITSVQAIYVPADDLTDPAPATTFAHLDATTVLDRKIASLGIYPAVDPLASTSRILTPEILGDEHYDCAQRVKEILQKYKALQDIIAILGMEELSEDDKLAVYRARKVQRFLSQPFHVAEQFTGLKGVLVDIKDTIKGFNMIIDGELDHLPEAAFNLKGTIEEAIEAGEKMLAENA; the protein is encoded by the coding sequence ATGGCAAACCAAATTAAAGGAAAAATTTCTCAAATTATTGGACCGGTAATCGACGTATTATTTACGGATGCGTCAGAACTTCCAAGCATTTATGATGCATTGGAAATTACAAAAACGGACGGTAGTAAAGTAATACTTGAAGTAGAACAACATATCGGCGAAGATTCTGTAAGATGTATCGCGATGGATGCTACCGACGGATTACAGAGAGGTCAGGAAGTAATTTCTCAAGGAAGACAAATCACAATGCCTGTAGGCGATGCTGTTTACGGTAGATTGTTTAATGTAGTTGGTGACGCGATCGACGGTATTCAACAAGTTTCTAAAGAAGATGGTTTGCCGATTCACAGAGCAGCACCAAAATTTGACCAGTTAACAACTTCAGCAGAAGTACTATTTACCGGGATTAAAGTAATTGACCTGGTAGAGCCTTATTCTAAAGGAGGTAAAATTGGTTTGTTCGGTGGAGCAGGGGTTGGTAAAACAGTACTGATCCAGGAATTAATTAATAATATTGCAAAAGGTCACGGTGGACTTTCTGTTTTTGCCGGTGTAGGTGAAAGAACCAGAGAAGGAAACGACCTTTTGAGAGAGATGCTTGAATCAGGCATTATTAAATATGGTGATGCATTCATGGAATCCATGGAAAAAGGAGGATGGGATTTATCTAAAATTGATTTGGAAGAGATGAAGGATTCTAAATGTACCTTCGTTTTCGGACAAATGAATGAGCCACCTGGAGCAAGAGCAAGAGTTGCTTTGTCCGGTTTAACGATCGCTGAATACTTTAGAGATGGTGACGGACAGGGACAAGGAAGAGACGTATTATTCTTCGTTGATAATATCTTCCGTTTTACTCAAGCAGGTTCTGAGGTATCTGCACTACTGGGAAGAATGCCATCTGCAGTAGGTTACCAACCAACTTTAGCTTCGGAAATGGGTGCGATGCAAGAGCGTATTACTTCAACTAAAAATGGTTCAATTACTTCAGTACAGGCAATTTACGTTCCTGCAGATGATTTAACTGACCCGGCGCCGGCAACTACCTTCGCTCACTTAGATGCAACTACGGTATTGGACAGAAAAATTGCTTCATTAGGTATTTATCCCGCAGTAGATCCATTGGCTTCTACTTCCAGAATCCTAACTCCTGAAATTTTAGGTGATGAGCACTATGACTGTGCACAAAGAGTAAAAGAAATTCTTCAAAAATACAAAGCATTACAGGATATCATCGCGATTCTTGGGATGGAAGAACTTTCAGAAGATGATAAATTGGCAGTTTACCGTGCGAGAAAAGTTCAGAGATTCTTATCTCAACCTTTCCACGTTGCAGAACAGTTTACCGGTTTGAAAGGAGTATTGGTAGACATCAAAGATACCATCAAAGGATTTAACATGATCATTGACGGTGAGTTAGATCATTTACCTGAAGCTGCTTTCAACTTGAAAGGTACGATTGAAGAAGCTATCGAAGCAGGTGAAAAAATGTTAGCGGAAAACGCATAA
- a CDS encoding bifunctional riboflavin kinase/FAD synthetase — MKIKENFLRSDSATPLALSIGMFDGVHLGHQSIIHRLNTIAQIKNLESAILTFWPHPRKVFNPNDDLKLLNTIDEKKYLLQKNGLQHLFLKEFDEDFRNLTGEEFVRQILVEQLKVKHLIVGYDHTFGKNRSGDFSLLKKMGPELGFEVEQVEAVNYKDLNISSTQIRNALVKGDILSANKMLGYHYSVSGEVIHGQKIGRTIGYPTANIQVHPMKLLPKNGAYIVDVFVKEQHFKGMLSIGTNPTVEGKLKTVEVYILDFKDDLYGKEISVNFRDFLHDEIKFESLEQLIIRLDEDKELTSNFNF, encoded by the coding sequence TTGAAAATTAAAGAAAATTTCCTGCGTTCCGACTCTGCAACTCCTTTGGCTCTTTCGATTGGTATGTTTGATGGTGTTCATTTGGGACATCAAAGCATTATCCATCGATTAAACACCATTGCGCAGATTAAGAATTTAGAGTCTGCAATATTAACTTTCTGGCCGCATCCGCGAAAAGTTTTTAATCCCAATGATGATTTAAAACTCCTCAATACCATTGATGAAAAAAAATATCTGCTGCAGAAAAATGGATTACAACATCTATTTCTAAAAGAATTTGATGAAGATTTTCGGAATTTAACAGGAGAAGAATTTGTGCGACAGATTTTGGTGGAACAACTTAAGGTCAAACATTTAATTGTCGGCTATGATCACACCTTCGGTAAAAACAGAAGCGGGGATTTTTCTCTATTAAAGAAAATGGGTCCCGAACTTGGTTTTGAAGTTGAACAGGTGGAAGCTGTGAATTATAAAGATCTTAATATAAGCTCCACGCAAATTCGAAACGCTTTAGTAAAAGGCGACATTCTTTCCGCCAACAAAATGTTGGGTTATCATTATTCTGTTTCCGGTGAAGTGATTCATGGGCAAAAAATCGGCAGAACTATTGGTTATCCAACGGCGAATATTCAGGTACATCCTATGAAACTTTTACCAAAAAACGGAGCGTATATAGTTGATGTTTTTGTAAAAGAGCAGCATTTTAAAGGAATGCTTAGTATTGGCACGAATCCAACCGTGGAGGGAAAGTTGAAAACCGTAGAAGTATATATTTTAGATTTCAAGGACGATCTTTATGGAAAAGAAATTTCTGTGAATTTCCGGGATTTCCTGCATGATGAAATTAAATTTGAATCTCTCGAACAGTTGATTATTCGACTGGATGAAGACAAAGAGCTGACTTCTAATTTTAATTTTTAA
- a CDS encoding MmcQ/YjbR family DNA-binding protein: protein MDVTEILEYCQMKKGVEETFPFNPETLVLKVGEKMFALIPLEKQPLTISLKADPEWSAALREQYSQITGAYHMNKTHWNSVVCEGLKMELIFEMIDHSYDLIVNSLTKKKRELLENLKN from the coding sequence ATGGATGTCACGGAAATTTTAGAATATTGTCAAATGAAAAAGGGAGTGGAAGAAACGTTTCCTTTCAATCCGGAAACGTTGGTTTTAAAGGTAGGAGAGAAGATGTTCGCTCTAATTCCTCTCGAAAAACAACCTTTAACAATTTCCCTGAAAGCTGATCCTGAGTGGAGTGCAGCACTTCGGGAACAATATTCCCAAATTACCGGCGCTTATCATATGAATAAAACGCACTGGAATTCTGTAGTTTGTGAAGGTTTAAAAATGGAACTGATTTTTGAAATGATTGATCATTCTTATGATTTAATCGTCAACTCTTTGACAAAGAAGAAAAGAGAATTGTTAGAAAATCTTAAAAATTAA
- a CDS encoding NAD(P)H-binding protein: MIALVIGATGATGKDLVNELLGDPDFTEVHLFVRKTLNFNNPKAKVHLVDFNQPEEWKNLVKGDVAFSCMGTTLKAAGSKEAQRKVDVDYQYNFAKSARQNNVDDFVLVSAYGATSKSKMFYSKIKGELEDKIKALQFPKLTIFQPGMLDRKDSERFAEAVGANVIKFINKLGILKNQKPLPTKVLAQAMVNASKIKSNGYSKIKLANIFSFAEKKH, translated from the coding sequence ATGATTGCATTAGTTATTGGCGCAACGGGCGCTACAGGAAAAGATTTGGTGAATGAACTCTTAGGTGATCCGGATTTCACAGAGGTTCATTTATTTGTGCGAAAGACTTTAAACTTCAACAACCCAAAGGCAAAAGTTCACCTTGTTGATTTTAATCAACCCGAAGAATGGAAAAATTTAGTTAAAGGTGATGTTGCTTTTTCCTGCATGGGAACAACTTTAAAAGCTGCCGGAAGTAAAGAAGCACAACGAAAAGTTGATGTTGATTATCAGTATAATTTTGCAAAATCTGCCAGGCAAAATAACGTGGATGATTTCGTGTTGGTTTCTGCGTATGGCGCCACTTCAAAATCAAAAATGTTTTATTCTAAAATAAAAGGAGAACTGGAAGACAAAATAAAAGCCCTGCAATTTCCTAAACTCACGATTTTCCAGCCAGGAATGCTCGACCGTAAAGATTCCGAACGATTTGCAGAAGCCGTGGGAGCAAACGTTATTAAATTTATAAATAAGCTGGGAATTCTCAAAAATCAGAAACCTTTGCCGACAAAAGTGCTTGCACAAGCTATGGTAAATGCTTCAAAGATCAAGTCGAACGGTTATTCGAAAATTAAACTCGCCAATATTTTCAGCTTTGCAGAAAAGAAACATTAA
- the frr gene encoding ribosome recycling factor, whose translation MEELEVIVSMTKQEMDAAIKHLEHAFQKIRAGRASTAMVQDVIVEYYGAPTPLSQVANVMVPDAMTISIQPWDKSAIGPIEKAIINSNLGFAPTNNGENIILNVPPLTEERRRELAKQAKAEAEASKVTVRNARQEGMKDLRKIDGVSEDLIKDHESKIQVLTDHYVKTCDDHFKTKEAEIMKV comes from the coding sequence ATGGAAGAATTAGAAGTAATTGTCAGCATGACGAAGCAGGAAATGGATGCGGCCATTAAGCATCTAGAGCATGCTTTCCAAAAAATTAGAGCGGGAAGAGCCTCTACAGCAATGGTTCAGGATGTAATAGTTGAATACTATGGTGCGCCAACTCCTTTAAGTCAGGTTGCCAACGTGATGGTTCCTGATGCGATGACCATTTCAATTCAGCCGTGGGACAAATCAGCCATTGGACCCATTGAAAAAGCCATCATCAATTCAAACCTTGGTTTTGCTCCTACTAATAATGGTGAAAATATTATTCTTAATGTTCCACCTTTAACAGAGGAAAGAAGACGCGAACTTGCAAAACAAGCCAAAGCAGAAGCAGAGGCTTCCAAAGTAACGGTTCGAAATGCAAGACAAGAAGGAATGAAAGATCTGAGAAAAATCGATGGTGTTTCTGAAGACTTAATTAAAGATCACGAATCAAAAATCCAGGTTCTTACTGACCATTATGTAAAGACATGCGACGATCATTTCAAAACGAAAGAAGCAGAAATTATGAAAGTATAA
- the pyrH gene encoding UMP kinase, which yields MKYGRILLKLSGEALMGNRQYGIDNDRLKEYALEIKKVTDTGCQVAIVIGGGNIFRGLAGAAKGMDRVQGDYMGMLATVINGMALQGALEDVGIFTRLQSAIEMDKVAEPFIKRKAVRHLEKGRVVIFGAGTGNPYFTTDTAATLRAIEIGADVILKGTRVDGIYDSDPEINADAVKFNSLTYDQVFEKDLKVMDMTAFTLSRENNLPIIVFDMNKEGNLLKIVQGETVGTLVNL from the coding sequence ATGAAATACGGACGAATTCTTCTTAAACTCAGCGGCGAAGCATTAATGGGAAACCGACAGTACGGTATTGATAATGACAGACTAAAAGAATATGCTTTAGAAATAAAGAAAGTTACTGATACAGGATGCCAGGTTGCAATCGTGATCGGAGGCGGAAACATATTTCGTGGTTTGGCAGGTGCAGCAAAAGGAATGGATCGTGTTCAGGGCGATTACATGGGAATGCTCGCAACTGTAATTAATGGAATGGCGCTTCAGGGTGCTTTGGAAGATGTCGGAATTTTCACCAGATTGCAAAGTGCAATTGAGATGGATAAAGTCGCGGAACCTTTCATTAAAAGAAAAGCAGTTCGTCACCTTGAAAAGGGAAGAGTTGTAATTTTCGGGGCAGGAACCGGAAATCCGTACTTCACTACTGATACTGCAGCAACTCTGCGAGCTATAGAAATTGGTGCAGACGTTATTTTAAAAGGAACAAGAGTGGACGGGATTTATGATTCTGATCCGGAAATCAATGCAGACGCGGTTAAGTTCAATTCCTTAACATACGACCAGGTTTTTGAAAAAGATCTAAAAGTTATGGATATGACCGCATTTACTTTGAGCAGAGAAAATAATTTGCCTATTATTGTCTTTGATATGAATAAAGAAGGAAATCTATTAAAAATAGTACAAGGCGAAACAGTAGGAACTTTAGTAAATTTGTAA
- the porQ gene encoding type IX secretion system protein PorQ — MKKITLLFALSVAGILTAQEGTNVYPFLNIPVSARQAALGGDAVSVRDFDVSFAGVNPGLMNLEQDQMLSVNYASYLADSKYGTVSFVKDLEEGHLLGFNARYMDYGKIPRTDESAEISGEFGAMDASIGLAYAYQFDEDFTIAGGANFVTSKIDSYTSMAVVGNAGVTYHNKQSNETVALVFRNFGYQFKSFNGVRENVAFRVDLGYTKILDEFPLAITVTAHDLQKFNISQDLNNNGQETRWTRKVADHISLGAELFPEQAFNIRFGYNIRRGNELAVLDQRSFAGLSAGFGIKISSFRFDYAHVRYHNSSNVNMFGLTMDLIEVSGNRR, encoded by the coding sequence TTGAAAAAAATCACTCTACTTTTTGCGTTATCAGTTGCCGGCATTCTGACTGCTCAGGAAGGGACCAATGTGTACCCTTTTCTGAACATTCCGGTGTCTGCACGACAGGCTGCTTTGGGTGGAGATGCTGTTTCTGTTCGCGATTTTGATGTGAGTTTTGCAGGAGTGAATCCTGGATTGATGAATTTGGAGCAGGATCAAATGCTTTCCGTGAACTACGCATCTTACCTTGCCGATTCAAAATATGGAACCGTAAGTTTTGTAAAAGATTTGGAAGAAGGTCATTTGCTGGGCTTCAATGCACGCTACATGGATTATGGAAAAATACCCAGAACTGATGAAAGTGCAGAAATTAGTGGAGAATTTGGTGCCATGGATGCGTCAATTGGTCTTGCCTACGCTTATCAGTTTGATGAAGATTTTACAATCGCCGGTGGTGCAAATTTTGTAACTTCTAAAATTGATTCTTACACGTCGATGGCCGTAGTTGGGAATGCGGGTGTGACGTATCATAACAAGCAAAGTAATGAAACGGTGGCCTTGGTTTTCCGTAATTTCGGATATCAGTTCAAGTCTTTTAATGGCGTTCGGGAAAATGTCGCTTTCCGTGTTGATTTAGGTTATACCAAGATTTTAGATGAATTCCCTTTAGCAATTACAGTTACCGCACACGATCTACAAAAATTTAATATTTCTCAGGACCTTAATAATAATGGTCAGGAAACGCGTTGGACCCGTAAAGTGGCAGACCATATTTCTTTGGGCGCAGAATTGTTTCCTGAGCAAGCCTTCAATATTCGTTTTGGTTACAATATCCGACGAGGTAACGAGCTTGCCGTTTTGGATCAAAGAAGTTTCGCCGGATTATCTGCGGGTTTTGGAATTAAAATTTCGAGTTTCCGATTTGATTATGCGCATGTGAGGTATCATAATTCCTCCAATGTGAACATGTTTGGCTTAACGATGGACCTTATCGAAGTCTCCGGGAATAGAAGATAA
- the cmk gene encoding (d)CMP kinase: MRKPVIAIDGYSSTGKSSISKIIAQKLGLVHLDTGALYRGITYFALNNCIGKDGEINLPELFSRFNEIELKFKPVNEELVMFLNGEDISKQIRSNEVSENVSLIALQKEVRDFLLDAQRKIAEKGGVIMDGRDIGTVILPNADFKFFLTASVEERTKRRFLELKNLGLDTDENTVRENLLSRDKTDSEREVAPLKQAEDAIVIDNSDFTKYETIDMILSYLKDF; this comes from the coding sequence ATGAGAAAACCAGTAATTGCCATTGATGGCTACTCTTCTACAGGAAAAAGTTCGATCTCTAAAATTATTGCTCAAAAATTGGGATTGGTTCATCTGGATACCGGAGCATTGTATCGTGGAATTACCTATTTCGCTTTAAACAATTGCATCGGCAAAGATGGAGAAATCAACTTGCCCGAACTTTTTAGCAGATTTAATGAAATAGAGCTGAAATTTAAACCTGTTAATGAAGAGCTGGTTATGTTTCTTAATGGAGAAGATATTTCTAAGCAAATCAGAAGCAACGAAGTTTCTGAAAATGTTAGTTTAATTGCACTTCAGAAAGAAGTTCGTGATTTTTTACTTGATGCCCAAAGAAAGATTGCAGAGAAAGGCGGCGTTATTATGGATGGTCGTGACATCGGCACTGTTATTTTACCTAATGCAGATTTTAAATTCTTTTTGACAGCAAGTGTAGAAGAACGGACAAAAAGGCGCTTTTTGGAACTCAAGAATTTGGGTCTTGACACCGATGAAAATACAGTAAGAGAAAACCTTTTATCCAGAGATAAAACTGATAGTGAAAGAGAAGTTGCACCTTTGAAACAAGCGGAGGACGCTATCGTTATCGACAATTCAGATTTTACAAAATATGAGACAATTGATATGATATTATCATACCTGAAAGACTTTTAA
- a CDS encoding YtxH domain-containing protein — MSKKGNNAASVLAGLLAGAAAGVVLGMLYAPEEGAETRKKIKTKANDLKDQAVDQYGKVSEKAKEQYQDLSGKVKDQYGNISSQVKETADKVVTSVKDGYDKYKDQAVAATKDVVSDVENELDGMKS, encoded by the coding sequence ATGTCGAAAAAAGGTAATAACGCGGCGAGTGTTCTAGCAGGTCTATTAGCAGGAGCAGCAGCAGGTGTAGTTTTAGGAATGCTTTATGCTCCGGAAGAAGGTGCAGAAACAAGAAAAAAAATCAAAACTAAAGCCAATGATTTAAAAGATCAGGCAGTTGATCAATATGGTAAAGTTTCTGAGAAAGCAAAAGAGCAGTATCAAGACTTATCTGGAAAAGTAAAAGATCAGTATGGTAACATTTCATCTCAGGTTAAAGAAACTGCTGATAAAGTAGTAACTTCTGTAAAAGATGGATATGACAAATATAAGGACCAAGCAGTTGCTGCAACAAAAGACGTAGTATCTGATGTAGAGAATGAATTAGACGGAATGAAATCGTAA
- a CDS encoding phage holin family protein — MVEIVKEFASKKLDLLKMEVTEKSSVTAGLITFISLFAIAALFFIILFNIGLGLLIGYWLGNYAYGILIMAALYLLIIAILFLSRKSIQNTVADKIIKLINS, encoded by the coding sequence ATGGTAGAAATAGTAAAAGAATTTGCCTCAAAAAAATTAGACTTGCTTAAAATGGAAGTCACAGAAAAATCTTCGGTTACCGCTGGTTTAATTACTTTTATCAGTCTTTTTGCAATTGCCGCACTATTTTTCATCATTCTATTTAACATAGGACTTGGTTTACTTATCGGATATTGGCTCGGTAATTATGCCTACGGAATTTTAATTATGGCAGCTTTGTATCTACTTATTATAGCGATTCTTTTTTTAAGCCGAAAATCTATTCAGAATACAGTGGCCGATAAAATTATAAAATTAATTAACTCTTAA
- a CDS encoding phosphoribosyl-ATP pyrophosphatase has translation MSTKYNSLEELRRKKALLKKEVDELGDLLTFDNTKESLSALTHGFTDRFLQEESTPDGEIKTIINKGEIVKEISNNVKDSLLNKNAVLGFAKSDAGFNLLQNTLKVGAVTFVGNYARKSIRNSSWKKKLIGLALIYLAPIALRFIRRKIDEYQRSQTTSSFEQLI, from the coding sequence ATGAGCACGAAATATAACAGTTTAGAAGAATTAAGAAGGAAAAAAGCTTTGTTAAAAAAAGAAGTTGATGAATTAGGAGATCTTTTGACTTTTGATAATACCAAAGAAAGCCTTAGTGCGCTTACCCATGGTTTCACAGATCGATTTTTACAGGAAGAATCTACACCAGATGGAGAAATCAAAACTATAATTAACAAAGGTGAAATTGTAAAGGAGATTTCTAACAATGTGAAGGATTCACTTTTAAATAAAAATGCTGTTTTAGGTTTTGCAAAAAGTGATGCTGGATTCAACTTATTACAAAATACCTTGAAGGTTGGCGCCGTAACTTTTGTCGGAAATTATGCAAGAAAAAGTATTCGGAACAGCAGCTGGAAAAAGAAGCTCATCGGATTAGCTTTGATTTATCTTGCGCCGATTGCACTTCGATTCATTCGTAGAAAAATCGATGAATATCAGAGAAGCCAAACAACTTCCAGTTTTGAACAGTTAATTTAA
- a CDS encoding RNA methyltransferase, whose product MITAHKIKILQSLDKKKFRQKYNLFLVEGNKTIKEIPNSRYKIKEIYSVSPEDLPVAKSLITQIEPTILKKISFLQHPKDSVAVCELKENFLVENVEVQLILDGIQDPGNLGTIIRLADWFGIRQIVCSEDTADYYNPKVIQASMGSFLRVNIVYENLEKVLANSHSAIIGTDMVGQNLYDFKFPEKFSLVLGNEGNGMRSEIKKLLTDKVTIPRFGSSKATESLNVAMSTGIILGQIFSEK is encoded by the coding sequence ATGATTACGGCTCATAAAATAAAAATTTTACAATCTCTTGATAAAAAGAAGTTCAGACAAAAATACAATTTGTTTTTGGTTGAGGGCAATAAAACAATCAAAGAAATACCTAATTCTCGATATAAAATCAAGGAGATCTATTCTGTTTCACCGGAAGATTTACCCGTTGCAAAGTCTCTTATCACCCAAATTGAGCCAACTATTTTAAAAAAAATCAGTTTTCTTCAACATCCGAAAGATTCGGTTGCGGTATGTGAGTTAAAAGAAAATTTTTTGGTGGAAAATGTAGAAGTACAGCTTATATTGGATGGAATTCAAGATCCCGGAAATTTGGGAACCATCATCCGGTTAGCGGACTGGTTTGGTATTCGACAAATCGTTTGCAGTGAAGATACAGCGGATTATTACAATCCAAAAGTGATACAAGCCAGTATGGGTTCTTTTCTACGAGTGAACATTGTCTATGAAAATTTAGAAAAGGTGCTTGCCAATTCCCATTCAGCAATTATAGGGACCGACATGGTTGGTCAAAATCTGTACGATTTTAAATTCCCTGAAAAATTCAGTTTGGTCTTAGGAAATGAAGGAAATGGAATGCGTTCGGAAATTAAGAAATTACTGACCGATAAAGTAACAATTCCACGTTTCGGCAGTTCGAAAGCCACAGAAAGTCTAAATGTCGCGATGTCGACCGGAATTATTTTAGGACAAATCTTTTCTGAAAAATAG